From Candidatus Eisenbacteria bacterium, a single genomic window includes:
- a CDS encoding NnrS family protein, giving the protein MIVASDAQAPLGTLHGTATEWPDPYRILFPLGIAFAIAGVAPWIRFGAEAIPSAGSLHMALMIEGFEQSFVLGFLLTALPAFTRGARCARWELAMGALLLAAFALFAFTGPGWAAELAYAASVALIGWALTSRIVRVRRLPPEEFLFVGVGLLLGLCGAAVMIASQRLGWAPTSPRLGERLHSLGMTLSIVLGVGGLLVPTFSGIREPLRVPGIAGAHERDGRRRLYVPVALALIGAFALEAIGLARTGAFVRAVAASVLLLLVWKLWRRPQIKGPVPISLWASGWILLLGLWFAALWPSLTLAAYHIVFVGGFGFLTIGIGTRVTVAHGKHPLSAEPRLMTPLVFAAMVLALVVRVAAELMLHPVNLLRSASAVLWMLAWALWASRALPRMLKLAHRPQVAPRVQV; this is encoded by the coding sequence GTGATCGTCGCGTCGGACGCTCAGGCGCCACTCGGGACGCTACACGGCACCGCGACCGAGTGGCCTGACCCCTACCGCATTCTGTTTCCACTCGGAATCGCGTTCGCGATTGCCGGGGTCGCCCCATGGATCCGATTTGGCGCGGAAGCCATACCGTCGGCGGGGTCGCTGCACATGGCGCTCATGATCGAGGGCTTCGAGCAGTCGTTCGTGCTCGGCTTTCTCCTCACCGCGCTGCCCGCGTTCACGCGCGGGGCTCGATGCGCCCGCTGGGAGCTGGCCATGGGCGCGCTCCTGCTCGCGGCCTTCGCGCTCTTCGCGTTCACGGGTCCCGGCTGGGCGGCCGAACTCGCTTACGCAGCTTCGGTCGCGCTGATCGGCTGGGCGCTCACCAGTCGCATCGTCCGGGTGCGGCGGTTGCCTCCGGAAGAGTTCCTATTCGTGGGAGTCGGGCTGTTGCTCGGCCTGTGTGGCGCCGCGGTGATGATCGCGAGTCAACGGCTCGGCTGGGCGCCGACCTCTCCGCGCCTCGGCGAACGACTGCACTCGCTCGGCATGACGCTCTCGATCGTGCTGGGTGTGGGTGGGTTGCTGGTGCCGACCTTTTCGGGCATTCGCGAGCCGCTGCGCGTTCCGGGTATCGCAGGGGCGCACGAGCGCGACGGTCGCCGCCGGCTCTACGTGCCGGTCGCACTCGCGCTCATCGGCGCCTTCGCACTCGAGGCGATCGGGCTCGCCCGGACCGGAGCGTTCGTGCGAGCCGTGGCTGCAAGCGTGCTGCTGCTCCTCGTCTGGAAGCTCTGGCGTCGTCCGCAGATCAAGGGGCCCGTGCCGATCAGCCTGTGGGCATCCGGTTGGATCTTGCTGCTCGGATTGTGGTTCGCGGCGCTGTGGCCGAGCCTGACGCTCGCGGCCTACCACATCGTATTCGTGGGCGGATTCGGGTTCCTCACGATCGGAATCGGAACTCGCGTCACCGTGGCTCACGGAAAGCATCCGCTCTCCGCGGAGCCTCGGCTCATGACACCGCTCGTCTTCGCTGCGATGGTGCTTGCTCTCGTGGTGCGCGTCGCGGCCGAGCTCATGCTTCATCCGGTGAATCTTCTGCGATCGGCGAGCGCCGTCCTGTGGATGCTCGCGTGGGCGCTATGGGCGAGCCGGGCGCTCCCGCGCATGCTGAAACTCGCCCATCGACCCCAGGTTGCGCCTCGAGTCCAGGTCTGA
- a CDS encoding SCO family protein — protein sequence MNCAVRSLARRATLGLLMGLLIAMTGCGSRPSAERFAATHESTLEPLPVGLVAGESLDAFDSTFVDQSGRAVTLASYHGRPMVLAMVYTHCTSACPLLLTSLRRFEQELPSAQRANTWFVLVTLDPEHDPPDTLRAFANARGLDASRWRLLTGGREATIELAAILGVKVRDDGNGALAHSSNVYLLDDRGVIRHALVGLGADPAELVAARTALR from the coding sequence ATGAACTGCGCGGTTCGCAGCCTGGCTCGTCGCGCGACACTCGGTCTGCTCATGGGACTCCTGATTGCGATGACCGGGTGCGGGAGCCGACCCTCCGCCGAGCGTTTCGCCGCGACGCACGAGTCCACCCTCGAGCCTCTGCCGGTCGGGCTGGTCGCGGGAGAGTCGCTCGATGCATTCGACTCGACGTTTGTGGACCAGTCCGGCCGCGCGGTGACGCTCGCGAGCTATCACGGCCGCCCGATGGTGCTCGCCATGGTCTATACCCATTGCACCTCCGCCTGCCCGTTGTTGCTGACCAGCCTGCGCCGCTTCGAGCAGGAGCTACCCTCCGCGCAGCGCGCGAACACGTGGTTCGTGCTCGTCACCCTCGACCCGGAACATGACCCGCCCGACACCCTGCGAGCGTTTGCGAACGCGCGCGGTCTGGATGCGAGCCGCTGGCGGCTGCTCACCGGGGGGCGTGAGGCGACCATCGAGCTTGCGGCGATCCTCGGCGTCAAGGTGCGCGACGACGGAAACGGCGCGCTCGCGCACTCGAGCAATGTCTATCTGCTCGACGACCGGGGCGTGATTCGCCATGCGCTGGTCGGCCTCGGCGCGGATCCCGCGGAGCTCGTCGCGGCGCGGACTGCGCTGCGGTGA
- a CDS encoding formylglycine-generating enzyme family protein codes for MPGLGSGAARESLLVRIPAGHYEPLYRRPSRDGLPTSRVAVPAFWLASHAVTNSEYLAFVREHPEWRRSNARRLFVDESYLRHWRSDLDFGDSTLAESPVVNVSWFAARAYCAAHGHQLPTVDQWEYAGAASERSTNAMRDTLFQDRLRAWYSRPTPERLAHVRSTFRNVYGVWDMHGLIWEWTSDFSSALVNGESRADEALDRSLYCGSGAANAADFRDYAAFMRFAFRSSLSARYCVANLGFREAATLPRSDSEPAGGRP; via the coding sequence ATGCCCGGGCTGGGAAGCGGAGCGGCTCGCGAGTCCTTGCTGGTGCGGATTCCCGCCGGGCACTACGAGCCGCTCTACCGGCGGCCTTCGCGCGACGGCCTCCCGACTTCGCGCGTGGCGGTTCCGGCTTTCTGGCTGGCGTCCCACGCGGTGACGAACTCCGAGTACCTGGCGTTCGTGCGGGAACATCCCGAATGGCGCCGGTCGAATGCGCGTCGACTGTTCGTGGACGAGAGCTATCTGCGTCACTGGCGAAGCGATCTCGACTTCGGTGATTCGACGCTCGCCGAGAGTCCGGTGGTCAACGTCTCTTGGTTCGCGGCTCGTGCCTATTGCGCGGCGCATGGCCATCAACTCCCCACGGTGGATCAATGGGAATACGCGGGCGCCGCGAGCGAACGCAGCACGAATGCGATGCGTGACACGCTCTTTCAGGACCGCCTGCGGGCGTGGTACTCGCGGCCCACCCCCGAGCGACTCGCTCACGTCCGTTCCACGTTTCGAAATGTCTACGGTGTCTGGGACATGCACGGGTTGATCTGGGAATGGACGAGCGATTTCTCCTCGGCGCTGGTGAATGGTGAATCGCGAGCGGACGAGGCGCTCGATCGCTCTCTCTACTGCGGAAGTGGAGCCGCGAACGCGGCCGACTTCCGCGACTACGCCGCGTTCATGCGGTTCGCTTTCCGCAGCAGCCTGTCGGCGCGGTATTGCGTCGCCAATCTCGGATTCCGCGAAGCGGCGACGTTGCCGCGAAGCGATTCCGAGCCCGCGGGCGGCCGACCATGA
- the nirK gene encoding nitrite reductase, copper-containing — protein MLLWIGGCASGGGDEKIEGQEDAVLTFAPNVPPPITRRHPTKVIVKLETHEVIDRLADGVTYTFWTFGGKVPGKFIRIREGDLVEFHLSNDPSSKMPHNIDLHAVTGPGGGAASSFTAPGHTSTFSFKALNPGLFVYHCATAPVGMHIANGMTGLILVEPKTGLPKVDREYYVQQSEFYTAGRNGDAGLQPFSMEKAIREQSEYVVFNGSVGALTGDHALTARVGETVRLFVGNGGPNYVSSFHVIGEIFDRVLVEAGTLENHNVQTTLVPPGGAAIVEFKLQVPGTAILVDHAIFRAFNQGALGMLKVDGAEDKVVYSGKQSDEVYRPEGGTIQSVGVAAPTLEPAHDKDDRIERGKVVFSSICAACHQPNGAGIAGSFPPVASSDYLNADPARAIGIVVNGHTGPIKVNGVEYNSTMPALGLTDEDVANVLTYTYSQWNNSGHEVKPAEVASVRARSAVKK, from the coding sequence ATGCTTTTGTGGATCGGCGGTTGCGCGTCCGGCGGAGGCGACGAAAAGATCGAAGGGCAGGAAGACGCCGTGCTCACGTTCGCGCCGAACGTTCCGCCTCCGATCACGCGACGTCACCCGACCAAGGTGATCGTAAAGCTCGAGACCCACGAGGTGATCGACCGGTTGGCCGACGGAGTCACCTATACGTTCTGGACGTTCGGCGGCAAGGTGCCGGGCAAGTTCATCCGGATCCGTGAAGGAGACCTGGTCGAATTCCACCTCAGCAACGATCCATCCAGCAAGATGCCGCACAACATCGACCTCCATGCGGTCACCGGTCCCGGCGGCGGTGCGGCCTCGTCGTTCACCGCGCCCGGCCACACCTCGACATTCTCGTTCAAGGCACTCAACCCCGGCTTATTCGTCTATCACTGCGCGACGGCGCCGGTCGGCATGCACATCGCCAACGGGATGACTGGACTCATTCTGGTCGAGCCCAAGACCGGCCTCCCGAAAGTCGACCGTGAGTACTACGTCCAGCAGTCCGAGTTCTACACCGCGGGGCGCAACGGCGACGCGGGCCTGCAGCCCTTCAGCATGGAGAAGGCGATCCGCGAGCAATCGGAGTACGTCGTGTTCAATGGCTCGGTCGGCGCGCTGACCGGCGACCACGCACTCACCGCGAGGGTCGGCGAGACGGTTCGCCTGTTCGTGGGCAACGGTGGACCGAACTACGTCTCGTCGTTCCACGTGATCGGGGAGATCTTCGATCGCGTGCTGGTGGAGGCGGGTACGCTCGAGAATCACAACGTTCAGACCACGCTCGTGCCGCCGGGCGGCGCGGCGATCGTGGAATTCAAGCTGCAGGTGCCGGGCACCGCGATCCTCGTGGATCACGCAATCTTCCGTGCCTTCAATCAGGGCGCGCTCGGAATGCTCAAGGTCGACGGTGCGGAGGACAAGGTTGTCTACTCGGGCAAGCAGAGCGATGAGGTCTATCGCCCGGAAGGTGGCACGATTCAGTCCGTCGGAGTTGCGGCGCCGACGCTCGAGCCCGCGCACGACAAGGACGATCGCATCGAGCGGGGCAAGGTGGTGTTCAGTTCGATCTGCGCCGCCTGTCATCAGCCGAACGGCGCCGGAATCGCAGGGTCGTTCCCACCGGTGGCGAGCTCCGACTATCTGAACGCCGACCCGGCGCGCGCGATCGGCATCGTCGTCAACGGCCACACCGGACCGATCAAGGTCAACGGCGTCGAATACAACTCGACCATGCCGGCGCTCGGCCTGACCGACGAGGACGTCGCCAACGTGCTCACCTACACCTACAGTCAGTGGAACAATTCCGGCCACGAGGTGAAGCCGGCGGAGGTTGCTTCTGTGAGAGCCCGCAGCGCGGTCAAGAAATGA
- a CDS encoding hemerythrin domain-containing protein, which produces MSSEIDDLEQRLLGGEAAVDEGFLCAALARLASEFATHMAAEDFVLYPALHAAFPAGRGTLATLRNHHAELRLMLSTLFERLETPSSAARNEQIQVVLRDFIDLLRLHIHCEESTVFDVASRVLSNSEVERIARDIAPRFDSNSARDSEPGPSKGIST; this is translated from the coding sequence GTGAGCTCCGAGATCGACGATCTGGAGCAGCGCCTGCTCGGCGGCGAGGCTGCAGTCGACGAGGGATTCCTGTGCGCCGCGCTCGCTCGGCTCGCGAGCGAATTCGCGACCCACATGGCCGCGGAGGACTTCGTGCTCTATCCCGCCCTGCACGCGGCGTTTCCGGCCGGGCGCGGCACGCTCGCGACGCTTCGGAACCATCATGCCGAGCTGCGCCTGATGCTCTCGACACTGTTCGAACGACTCGAAACGCCGAGCTCCGCGGCGCGAAATGAACAGATTCAGGTCGTACTGCGCGACTTCATCGATCTCCTGCGACTCCACATTCATTGCGAGGAGTCGACGGTGTTCGATGTCGCGTCGCGCGTGTTGTCGAACTCCGAGGTGGAGCGCATCGCGCGGGACATCGCGCCGCGCTTCGATTCGAATTCTGCCCGGGACTCCGAGCCCGGTCCATCGAAAGGAATTTCAACGTGA
- a CDS encoding Crp/Fnr family transcriptional regulator, producing the protein MSALRIERIPAAIQAMPMLRSLPAEARRQIEAIATLREYGRGDVIWNTGDAAETLTLIVKGRVKIVRHGGGTDMILEIFGVGEPVGVVAVHNRMRYPATAIALEATTLLRVPARDYLDLVERHPELSRTLISDMTRRYLTLTRKLVESRSHPVEARIAQLFLSLAERMGESGEGGTTIPMRLSRQEVAELVGTTVESAIRVLSRWGREGLLVTGQARFVIPSCERLRAVAAATPSLPPPASDADR; encoded by the coding sequence ATGTCCGCCCTTCGAATCGAACGCATTCCTGCTGCGATCCAGGCGATGCCGATGTTGCGGTCGCTGCCGGCGGAGGCGCGTCGACAGATCGAGGCGATCGCGACGCTCCGCGAGTACGGTCGCGGCGACGTGATCTGGAATACCGGAGATGCGGCCGAGACGCTCACGCTGATCGTCAAGGGTCGCGTCAAGATCGTGCGACACGGCGGCGGCACCGACATGATCCTGGAGATCTTCGGCGTCGGAGAACCGGTTGGCGTGGTGGCGGTCCACAACCGAATGCGCTATCCCGCCACGGCGATCGCGCTCGAAGCCACCACGCTGCTCCGCGTGCCGGCGCGCGATTACCTCGACCTCGTCGAACGTCATCCGGAATTGTCGCGCACGCTGATCAGCGACATGACCCGGCGCTACCTGACGCTCACCCGAAAGCTGGTCGAGAGTCGCAGTCACCCGGTCGAGGCGCGGATCGCACAGCTGTTCCTGTCGCTCGCCGAGCGCATGGGTGAGAGCGGCGAGGGCGGCACGACGATCCCGATGCGGCTCTCGCGCCAGGAAGTCGCCGAGCTGGTCGGCACCACGGTCGAGTCGGCGATCCGAGTACTGTCACGCTGGGGACGCGAGGGCCTGCTCGTCACCGGTCAGGCGCGCTTCGTGATTCCATCCTGCGAACGACTGCGCGCGGTCGCCGCGGCTACGCCTTCGCTGCCGCCACCTGCGAGCGACGCTGATCGATGA
- the ccsA gene encoding cytochrome c biogenesis protein CcsA, whose translation MNLGQILSWISFLASIVAGLGFLAAAGGREGGGKVGRVAFRVQWFALLASTAFLWLILFNHQFQFQYVANYSSRSMPWYYVYAALWGGQEGTFLLWALITATLGLLMMRGRGLFANSTMLFLNLPLVLLGLVTAMRGPFLMWPNGGMPPDGQGLNPLLQDPWMTIHPPVLFIGFSSLVAPFAIGMSALVHRDYDGWVKRVLPWCAFSAGILATGFIMGGVWAYKVLGWGGYWGWDPVENGSLIPWLCNMALLHGLLVQRATGSLRRTNFFLAITSYVLVLYASFLTRSGVLADFSVHSFANLGLSGFLLSFLLIVLVTGYGALLWRMRDIPKAKEPLGSFSRESMMWLGQLVFMLMTALITVGMSAPLLTRLWGPPSNVQTSYYNLVNAPLAIALGLLLGSAPLMRWRHQDPRVFLSSVLPALGVGLAVVIAALLMKVQDLVPLTVLFGAGFALGANVIVTARGFRSGWKHGLPYLAHSGVAILLIGVIASSNYGASTQVQLPRGQSRNALGYALTYQGVRTGERGQDQVVIAVQDPSGNYEASPKLYWSEFNQAYMKKPHIQRHLTHDVYISPLEMVGQEEASRGVWFRKGESKKIGEVLWTFVDFDRQMGDVVRVAARMRAEIGGRTVPVRPILEMKMGGDGVPNRIPDYLPGGASVQILSVDPNTGSVQLELPGMGRGDGGDVLAVEISTKPLINLVWAGAIVMLAATFLSMIRRIIDQRRSQVAAAKA comes from the coding sequence GTGAATCTCGGGCAGATCCTGAGCTGGATCTCGTTCCTCGCCTCGATCGTCGCGGGCCTCGGCTTCCTGGCTGCGGCCGGCGGGCGCGAAGGCGGCGGGAAGGTGGGACGCGTCGCCTTCCGGGTCCAGTGGTTCGCGCTGCTCGCATCGACTGCGTTCCTGTGGCTCATCCTCTTCAACCACCAGTTCCAGTTCCAGTACGTCGCGAACTACTCCTCGCGCTCGATGCCCTGGTACTACGTTTACGCGGCACTGTGGGGCGGGCAGGAGGGCACCTTCCTGCTGTGGGCGCTGATCACGGCGACGCTCGGACTGCTCATGATGCGCGGTCGCGGTCTGTTCGCGAACTCCACCATGTTGTTCCTCAATCTGCCGCTGGTGCTGCTGGGACTCGTGACGGCGATGCGCGGCCCGTTCCTGATGTGGCCGAACGGCGGAATGCCGCCGGATGGACAAGGCCTCAATCCGCTGCTGCAGGACCCGTGGATGACGATCCATCCGCCGGTGCTGTTCATCGGATTCTCGTCGCTGGTCGCGCCGTTCGCGATCGGCATGTCCGCGCTCGTCCATCGTGACTACGACGGCTGGGTGAAGCGGGTGTTGCCCTGGTGCGCCTTCAGCGCCGGGATCCTCGCGACCGGCTTCATCATGGGCGGCGTGTGGGCGTACAAGGTGCTGGGCTGGGGTGGTTACTGGGGTTGGGACCCGGTCGAGAACGGCTCGTTGATCCCCTGGCTCTGCAACATGGCGCTGCTGCACGGCCTGCTGGTCCAGCGCGCCACCGGCAGCCTGCGGCGCACCAACTTCTTCCTGGCCATCACCTCGTACGTGCTGGTGCTCTACGCCTCGTTCCTGACCCGCAGCGGTGTGCTGGCCGACTTCTCGGTGCATTCGTTCGCGAACCTGGGCCTGAGCGGTTTCCTGCTCTCGTTCCTGTTGATCGTGCTGGTGACCGGCTACGGCGCTTTGCTGTGGCGGATGCGCGACATCCCCAAGGCCAAGGAGCCGCTCGGAAGCTTCTCGCGCGAATCCATGATGTGGCTCGGTCAGCTGGTGTTCATGCTGATGACCGCGCTCATCACGGTCGGCATGAGCGCGCCGCTGCTCACGCGGCTGTGGGGCCCGCCTTCGAACGTGCAGACTTCGTACTACAACCTGGTCAACGCCCCGCTCGCGATTGCGCTCGGCCTGCTGCTGGGCTCGGCGCCGCTGATGCGCTGGCGCCATCAGGATCCGCGCGTATTCCTGAGTTCGGTGCTCCCGGCACTCGGCGTGGGCCTTGCGGTGGTGATCGCGGCACTGCTCATGAAGGTGCAGGACCTGGTGCCGCTCACGGTGCTGTTCGGCGCGGGATTCGCACTCGGTGCCAACGTGATCGTCACCGCGCGCGGATTTCGCAGCGGCTGGAAGCATGGCCTTCCGTATCTGGCCCACTCCGGCGTGGCGATCCTGCTGATCGGCGTGATCGCTTCGTCGAATTACGGCGCCTCGACGCAGGTTCAGCTCCCGCGTGGCCAGTCACGCAATGCGCTCGGCTACGCGCTCACCTATCAGGGCGTGCGGACCGGCGAGCGCGGCCAGGATCAGGTCGTGATCGCGGTTCAGGACCCGAGCGGCAACTACGAAGCGAGCCCCAAGCTCTACTGGAGCGAGTTCAATCAGGCCTACATGAAGAAGCCGCACATCCAGCGCCACCTGACGCACGACGTCTACATCTCGCCGCTCGAGATGGTCGGCCAGGAAGAGGCTTCGCGCGGTGTGTGGTTCCGAAAGGGCGAGAGCAAGAAAATCGGCGAAGTGCTGTGGACGTTCGTCGACTTCGATCGCCAGATGGGTGACGTGGTGCGGGTCGCTGCGCGCATGAGAGCCGAGATCGGTGGCCGCACCGTGCCGGTGCGCCCGATTCTCGAGATGAAGATGGGGGGAGACGGGGTGCCCAATCGAATTCCCGACTACCTTCCGGGCGGCGCCTCGGTGCAGATCCTGTCGGTCGATCCCAATACCGGGAGCGTTCAGCTCGAGCTACCCGGCATGGGACGCGGCGACGGGGGCGACGTGCTCGCGGTCGAGATCAGCACCAAGCCACTCATCAATCTGGTGTGGGCGGGAGCGATCGTGATGCTCGCGGCCACGTTCCTGAGCATGATCCGCCGCATCATCGATCAGCGTCGCTCGCAGGTGGCGGCAGCGAAGGCGTAG
- a CDS encoding cytochrome c maturation protein CcmE — translation MNLKLIVALVLLGGAVTVGVTSFRKTVTPYITFAEARRASGLVQVNGVLADKAYVLKPDEQYLSFRLSDDKGEVLPVEYRGTVPGNFDQATSIVAIGRYDGKVFKADQLLVKCPSKYQAEADKAMAKGGTS, via the coding sequence ATGAACCTCAAACTGATCGTGGCACTCGTGCTGCTGGGTGGAGCGGTGACGGTCGGCGTCACCAGTTTCCGCAAGACCGTCACGCCCTACATCACGTTCGCCGAGGCGCGTCGCGCCAGCGGGCTCGTGCAGGTCAACGGCGTGCTGGCCGACAAGGCGTACGTGCTGAAGCCGGATGAGCAGTACCTGAGCTTCCGGTTGAGCGACGACAAGGGAGAGGTGCTGCCGGTCGAATACCGCGGCACCGTGCCCGGCAACTTCGACCAGGCGACTTCGATCGTCGCGATCGGCCGCTACGACGGCAAGGTCTTCAAGGCGGATCAGCTGCTGGTCAAATGCCCATCGAAGTACCAGGCCGAAGCGGACAAGGCGATGGCGAAGGGCGGTACTTCGTGA
- a CDS encoding CcmD family protein, whose amino-acid sequence MNPNWVVMGVTLLTWALLFFYLWRLDRRIRDLEKR is encoded by the coding sequence TTGAATCCGAACTGGGTCGTGATGGGCGTCACCCTGCTGACCTGGGCGCTGTTGTTCTTCTACCTTTGGCGCCTGGATCGCCGCATCCGGGATCTGGAGAAGCGATGA
- the ccsA gene encoding cytochrome c biogenesis protein CcsA produces the protein MKRIAVLALFVWIAGWIAAAFLWAPLVPVLGPTTRVLYFHIPAAWVTVLALGWSMVHSVLYLARRRMDHDHHAAGSAEIGILFCVVATLSGSMWAKAMWGSYWNWDPRETSIFFLLLVYGAYLALRASIDDPARRARLSAVYSAIAFVAVPFLIFVVPRIYFSLHPDPIINPQGKIDMDPRIRTTFFALLAGMSALFFWVLNLRVRTGRLETRATEAEIALEASSGRSR, from the coding sequence ATGAAGCGCATCGCCGTGCTCGCGTTGTTCGTCTGGATCGCGGGCTGGATCGCGGCGGCATTTCTGTGGGCGCCGCTCGTGCCGGTGCTGGGGCCGACCACGCGCGTGCTGTATTTCCACATTCCCGCGGCGTGGGTGACGGTGCTGGCGCTTGGCTGGTCGATGGTGCACAGCGTGCTCTACCTGGCGCGCCGCCGCATGGATCACGACCATCACGCGGCCGGCTCGGCCGAGATCGGCATCCTGTTTTGCGTGGTCGCGACGCTGAGCGGCTCGATGTGGGCCAAGGCGATGTGGGGCTCCTACTGGAACTGGGATCCGCGTGAGACCTCGATCTTCTTCCTGTTGCTGGTCTACGGAGCGTATCTCGCGCTGCGAGCCTCGATCGACGATCCGGCGCGCCGGGCGCGACTGTCGGCGGTCTATTCCGCGATTGCGTTCGTCGCGGTACCCTTCCTGATCTTCGTGGTGCCGCGCATCTACTTCTCGCTGCATCCCGATCCGATCATCAATCCTCAGGGCAAGATCGACATGGACCCGCGCATCCGCACCACGTTCTTCGCGCTGCTCGCTGGCATGAGTGCGTTGTTCTTCTGGGTACTGAATCTGCGCGTGCGGACCGGCCGGCTCGAGACGCGAGCCACCGAAGCCGAGATCGCGCTCGAGGCGTCTTCCGGGAGGTCGCGTTGA
- a CDS encoding heme ABC transporter permease CcmB → MHSRVTSSSSGAAVWAILRKECRTEWRTRYGLNAALLFAVTSLTATSFAVGPLGDRPDVLAALLWVVLLFAALASLHHAFVREVESHTMTLLRLVASPTQIALGKLGFNLAFLFVIEAVTVPLFALLSGAPAPRWGPFLGVLALGSVSLAAAATLVGAVVSQTRGRGALFAGVSFPLLLPMLAAAVSGTRAQWAGQPVTSELRLLAAYALGLLAASFVLYDHLWEE, encoded by the coding sequence GTGCACTCGCGAGTCACATCATCGAGCTCCGGGGCCGCGGTCTGGGCCATCCTGCGTAAAGAGTGCCGCACCGAGTGGCGCACCCGCTACGGCCTCAACGCGGCACTGCTGTTTGCGGTGACCAGCCTGACCGCCACGAGCTTTGCGGTCGGGCCGCTCGGCGATCGGCCCGACGTGCTGGCGGCGCTCCTGTGGGTGGTGCTGCTGTTCGCGGCCCTGGCCTCGCTCCATCACGCGTTCGTTCGCGAGGTCGAGAGCCATACCATGACGCTGCTGCGGCTGGTGGCATCGCCCACGCAGATCGCGCTCGGGAAGCTCGGCTTCAATCTGGCGTTCCTGTTCGTGATCGAGGCCGTGACGGTTCCGCTGTTTGCACTGCTGTCGGGCGCACCCGCGCCTCGCTGGGGCCCGTTTCTGGGGGTTCTCGCCCTCGGAAGCGTCTCGCTGGCGGCAGCGGCCACCCTGGTGGGTGCCGTTGTGTCTCAGACCCGTGGTCGCGGCGCACTGTTTGCAGGTGTTTCGTTCCCGCTACTGCTGCCGATGCTGGCTGCGGCGGTGAGCGGAACGCGCGCTCAGTGGGCGGGGCAGCCGGTCACGAGCGAACTGCGATTGCTGGCCGCCTACGCCCTGGGACTTCTGGCTGCGAGCTTCGTGCTCTACGACCACCTGTGGGAGGAATGA
- a CDS encoding ATP-binding cassette domain-containing protein — MSTAPHEPGLSTVAARVTARALAHRYSRGRGLEAIDFTLESPGVNAVCGANGAGKSTLLRIVAGLLRPTSGSSEVQVAGLAVAPALRRHVIGYAGPDLAFYDELTVEENLRFAAEARGLTGSTALVDSALERVGLDSRRRDRADALSSGMSQRLRLAFALLHAPPLLLLDEPGNHLDEEGRATLERVVRDEGRRALVLIATNEERERALASHIIELRGRGLGHPA, encoded by the coding sequence ATGAGCACCGCACCGCACGAGCCCGGCCTTTCGACGGTGGCGGCGCGCGTCACCGCGCGCGCGCTGGCGCATCGCTACAGCCGCGGCCGCGGTCTCGAAGCGATCGACTTCACGCTCGAGTCGCCCGGGGTGAACGCCGTGTGCGGCGCCAATGGTGCCGGCAAGAGCACGCTGCTTCGAATCGTCGCAGGGCTGCTGCGCCCGACCTCCGGATCGTCGGAGGTTCAGGTGGCGGGCCTCGCGGTGGCTCCGGCGCTGCGCCGCCACGTGATCGGCTACGCGGGTCCGGATCTGGCGTTCTACGACGAGCTGACGGTCGAAGAGAACCTTCGTTTCGCCGCCGAGGCACGCGGCCTCACCGGCAGCACCGCGCTCGTCGACTCGGCGCTGGAGCGGGTCGGACTCGACTCGCGCCGCCGCGATCGGGCGGACGCGCTGTCGAGCGGCATGAGCCAGCGGCTGCGGCTCGCCTTCGCTCTGCTGCACGCGCCGCCGCTGCTGCTGCTCGACGAACCCGGCAATCATCTCGATGAGGAGGGACGCGCCACACTCGAGCGCGTCGTTCGCGACGAAGGTCGTCGTGCGCTCGTCCTCATCGCCACCAACGAGGAACGCGAACGTGCACTCGCGAGTCACATCATCGAGCTCCGGGGCCGCGGTCTGGGCCATCCTGCGTAA